A window of Corvus hawaiiensis isolate bCorHaw1 chromosome 15, bCorHaw1.pri.cur, whole genome shotgun sequence genomic DNA:
tttattttcttcaaaccACAAACGCACATGTGGCTTCTCCCCCAAACTTAACCTTTCCTCTCGCTATTGTTGTTTTAATGACAGGCAGTTTAGAGCCGAGTTTTAATTACAAACATTTTCTCCCCAGCAcgaggcagtgctgggggatggaTGAGGATGAGCTCCCTGAGGCTGGATAAACACAGAGTGGGGCTCCAGCCTCCAGCCAGGAATAAACATGGCACGtaacccccaaacccccggGAAAGGCAGCATGATGACCTGAAGGATCTGAAAGACAGGACTGGGCTCACAGACCCACGAGGAGAGGTGGTGTGAGCTCAGGCAGTGtctctgcagcatttttcagaGTTTTGCTGGAGTCAGAAGGGTAGGTCAGGATGAAGATGGCCTCTCCCGGGACACGGGGAGCTACCGAGGACAGGAGCATCCACTCCCCGTGCCCCAGCCTCAAGCTGTTGTCTCACAGCATGGATGCTGTCACATGGCCCAGCCGCCCAGCCCTTTTCCCTCTGGAAGAGCAAATCCTTCACCTTGGAGTGGTCCCCATGGCTGCACCGTGCCTGTGGGCAGTGAGGGCAGGCAGGTCCTGCGCCCCGGCTCGCTCAcacctccctggctgctggcctgGGGCCACGTGTTTGCAAAGCTCTGCCAGAAAGGAACCTCCTGTAAGTGATCTCATAAACTCGGATATAGGAATGCACTAATATTTACAGAGGAAACTCCTGGAAGGGCTGTGTGCCAGCGGAGCAGCCCTGTGCAAGgtgccctgctctgagcaccaGCGGCTGCCACGCTCCTGCCCCTGCGCCTGGAAAATGatggagctgctcagcagcattccctggagTGCAAGAGGAGCAGGCCGGACCATGACTGGCACTCTGGCATATGGTCACCCAGCTGAGACAGgcacctgccagccccagggagggACAAGACACAGAAACACCCACAGTTCATTGGGaagacagcagggacagcagcattCCAGCCGCACTGGCACTCTGCAAACTGCCCATGTGCATTTTGCTCCAGACAAATACCAAGAATTCTTATTCTTCTCTTAAATGGCCTCAGAATCAGGGAGGATCTCTAAGAAGAGCAGAAGGAGTCGCTCTCTCTAAGCCTTTGTTGTCCAGCCCTTTGTCAGGACCCACTTCCCACATCCTTTGTGTGGGCATTCCAAGCTTGCACCGtggaatggaaagaaaacttaCCTGGACACTGCAGATTCTTCAAGATGAAGCTCATGCTCATTTCTACAAAAAGTctccttttcccactttcaTCTCATTAATCCATGGAAGGAAATCTCTGTACAGACCTGGAACAGAACCTGTAAGAATTTAGTGCATGAGCTCCTTCCCCAGATCCACCgttctccctccctctgtggCCAAAAAACTCAACATCCCCATGGGCAGCTGGAGGGACCCTCGCTCCCCTCTCTCAGGGGCAGGTTTAGGACAGTATCATCAGTTTCAtcccatttccctcctttccccctggACTGCTCCTCGACCAGGTCCCGAGCCTGCAGCACCTCAGGGAATGCAGGTGGGCTGGGGCTTTCCCAGATTCCCAGCCTAAACCAGACCTGCACTGGGACTGAGTGTTCCTGCAAACCTGCACCCACACAATTTCCTAATTAACCATCATTTACTGAgcaggaaatgccaaaaatGAAGAATGTGAACCATTGCAGCAAAGATTTCACTGAGACGGGTGTTCCGCCAGGCCAAGAGGTAACATTGCCTTTTACCTCATCTAAATAAggataaataaattaaatataaacaggaaggaaggagacaTCCGTTCATTCTTCATTCAAACCAACCTAAATATTGCTGTTATAAATCTTATGGAAAAAAGCTGCCTACAAGATGGAAATGATCCCTGGGAAGAACTGGAATTTGCAAGGCACTGTGactgcagccacagccttttctatttccccattccccatctaCAATGCGCTGGATAAATCCAGCTGCAGCACACGGCTGGACGGGATGCTTTGGATCAGGGGTTTGCAGTGCAGGCATCTGCAGGCTGCCCATCCCTGGCTTAGCTCTCAAAATACTTCTTCATGTGTCACTCCTTAAGTGTCTTGTCAAACCACATGAGAAATTCGTAAATTAGAGCCAGAATTAAAACCCCAATCTCCTGTGTCCCATTCCAGCGTCATAACCAAAACGTTGCCCTTCCTTTGATgcaaaataagggaaaaattGGTCTTTGGTTCCTAAAGGATGGCTGTGGGGTTTCTTTGAAGAAGAGGGTACAAGGAGACACTTTTATTACACGCTGTACTGCTTCCTATAAACTCCTTATAAGCCAGGCTTCAGAACAAAACACCCCACCAGCCTTCCTGGCagctctttttccccccttttcctacTTTCCTTTcactgttgttgtttttttttaactcccagttcagctgcagctgagtgcAGAAAGCGTGGGGGTGGTGCACATCAAGAGCACCCAGTCGGGGCAGTACCTGGCCATGGACACCAACGGGCTGCTCTACGGCTCGGTAAGTGGGAGGATCCCGTGGGATCGGACACGGAGAGGGCTGGAGGTCTGCAGAAATCTCGCAGCCCTGAGTAATGCAAACCACAGGCAATAATTAGGCTCTGTTTGTGATTCTGGCAGCTGCACGGCCCCTCTGCATCTGGctttattttggggggaaataaataaattaccaAATAATGCTGTTtactgccctgcctctgccaaaTATTGTATTTCCTATCTGACACTTGATAAATATTGTGCTTCATACCTGGAGccgcagctgctctgcagcccctcgGCAGCTGCCACCTGGTgtaggtgtccctgaccatggcaagGGGCTGGAGCTcaatggtctttaaggtcccttccagcccaaaccactctggTTCAGTGCTCTGAGCCTGCAGGTGCCACCACACagctcagggcagagcaggagccagggccaggagcagaTTATGGAGCACGGGGCTGATTTGTCACTGCCAGTGAAGATTCCCGGGTCACAGGCAccttgctgcaggagtggcccaGGGGACTAAATCAAGGCCACTTACCCCACACTTTAAATATGAGCTTTGCTGGGGTGTGGGAGTCTCAGAGGTGGGTCTGGATGGCACCTTAGCGaggagagctgagctgggatTGCCACGGCAGGAACATCCCCCTctccccggcaccgccccggctCACTGTGCTTCCTCGGGCTGTCTTTCAGCAGTTACTGGGTGAGGAGTGTCTGTTCCTGGAAAGGCTCGAAGAAAACCATTACAACACCTACGTCTCCAAAATGCACGCGGACAAGAACTGGTTTGTGGGGCTGAAGAAGAACGGGAACAGCAAGCTGGGCCCGCGGACTCACTATGGCCAGAAGGCGATCCTCTTCCTGCCACTGCCCGTCTCGGCCGACTGAGGCCGGCCCAGAAGCTCCGAgatgaccccaaatcccaaaacccaactgctgctgcctccttaGAGCTCGTCAGAGCTCCAAGCTTTAGGTCAAGGCTTTGCCAAATCTAGCCAAAGCAGAGTCCCTTTGCTCTGCACGAAGCTTTGCAGAGATGAGGGGACGAGCCCTGACACCCCCTCAAGGTCCACGGGGCCTCCgtcctcctgcccccagccaTGTGCCAGTGTGTGCCACGTCCCTCAGCTGTGTGCCCATGTGTTCCATGACCCTCAGCcgtgtgcctgtgtgtgccaCATCCCTCAGCCGTGTGCCCGTGTGTGCCACATCCCTCAGCcgtgtgcctgtgtgtgccaTGACCCTCAGCCGTGTGCCCGTGTGTGCCACATCCCTCGGCTGTGTGCCCGTGTGTGCCACATCCCTCAGCcgtgtgcctgtgtgtgccaTGACCCTCAGCCGTGTGCCCGTGTGTGCCACATCCCTCAGCcgtgtgcctgtgtgtgccaTGACCCTCAGCCGTGTTCCTGTGTGTGCCACATCCCTCAGCCGTGTTCCTGTGTGTGCCACATCCCTCAGCCGTGTGCCAGTGTGTGCCATGACCCTCAGCcgtgtgcctgtgtgtgccaTGACCCTCAGCcgtgtgcctgtgtgtgccaTGACCCTCAGCCGTGTTCCTGTGTGTGCCACATCCCTCAGCCGTGTGCCCGTGTGTGCCACATCCCTCAGCCGTGTTCCTGTGTGTGCCACATCCCTCAGCCGTGTGCCAGTGTGTGCCACATCCCTCAGCCGTGTGCCAGTGTGTGCCACGTCCCTCAGCCGTGTGCCCGTGTGTGCCacatcccagggctgtgtgcctgtgtgtgccaCGACCCTCAGCcgtgtgcctgtgtgtgccaTGACCCTCAGCcgtgtgcctgtgtgtgccaTGACCCTCAGCTGTGTGCCCGTGTGTGCCATGGCCCTCAGCTGTGTGCCCGTGTGTGCCATGGCCCTCAGCTGTGTGCCCGTGTGTGCCATGACCCTCagctgtgtgcctgtgtgtgccaTGACCCTCAGCCGTGTTCCTGTGTGTGCCATGACCCTCAGCCGTGTTCCCGTGTGTGCCATGACCCTCAGCTGTGTGCCATGAACTAGGCAAAGCTCCAGCCTCAGACCTTGGCCTCCCTCACAACATCAGTAGTGTGTGTTTCATGCTCGTACCTGCCATatgttatttgtatttatttattaagtaAATATGTCTCTTCTACAAGCTGCTCATAAGTAATTCCAGGCACCCTGACTctgtcccagtgtcccagtgAGGACGGGGCAGTGGCACCGACTGGCGTGAGGGTGTGATGTACAGCAGCAAGGGGCTGCACAGGAGTGGCAGAGCACCACACCCATTCCCAGAGGGAttcctcccactgcctccaAATCTGGCTAAATGGGGCTCTAAAAATGGCACTGAGGCCCCTTGGTGGCTCCCAAACCCTCTGTGAAGCTGAGTTTCTCCATTGCTGGCACAATGCAGATCTCCCAAGCAGCTCAAGAGCCACTCGCGCCAGGTGAGAACATCACCAGAACACCACACTGCCATGCTCCACCCAGAGCATCCGCAGCTcctctggaaaacctgtgccagggcctcaccatcctcacagggaagaatttctccctaatattGAATCTAAATCTACCATCCTTCatcttaaagccattcccccttgtcctatcctgccaccaaggacagggacaagaGACAagttctccctgctcccagcaaacCCGGGATCAGCCATCCTACATGGAGGAAGGAATAAAAGGCACCCTGCCTTGCatatttctgcagcagcaattAGCCACTAATTGCTGCACTTTACAATTGCTCTGCTAATTATTCACTCCTGAACTTCTGCACTTGCTGGTTCCCAAATCTTCTCCCCAGCACTGACAGCATCTCTgtaatcccagtgctcccagacAAACTGGGAGCTGGCATGGGAATGGCAGAGCCGTGGCTGGCAAGGAGCACGTGCCAGGTCCTTGCACCTTCCCTATGGCCTGTCAGAGCTGCTTCCCGCCTGTGGGATCCATGTGGAAATCGAGGGGAAAGGTGGATTCTGCCAATCCTGCAggtcccagctgctcctcttgGCCAAGAGAGGGACCCAGCCACTGCCGATGGccctggctcagctgctctggtgGGGCCAGCACGATATTCCAACGGCAAGCACAAAGCCGGGCCGGACAGAGGGGTGTGGACAGACAAGAACACCCACACTCTTCCTGAACACCGTGGTCACTTTCCCTGCGAGAGGCTGGGCCGTCACTCAAGTCAAAAAGTGAATTAATGCATGAGCGGGAGACCCAGGTTTCTAATTAAACTGGAAAGTTGGACCGTGTAAAGCTGGATTTAGCCGTGCTGCCTTGCAACACCTCATTAACCCAGGGCACTCTCTCGTTAGGCTTCTGCCGCTCCGAAACCGCCCCCGCAGGTACAGCTGACacccagctggggaaaaagTCAGCACCTGCTCTGAAAAATAATCGCCAGGGAAACCACAGTAATTGCTTCAGACAGATGGACAGGCCAGCATTGCCCGGAGAAACCACGCTCACCTCGGGGTGTTTGTCCTTAGGGTGAGAGGCAAAAAGGGAGAATTATAAGATTTCATAAAATCTTTGCGAGTGAAGATCTTTCCCGGTAAGTGCTGGGAGCCCGAGTGTGCTGTGAGAGGGGGCTCCTGGGCAGGGCCGGAGACACCGCGCAATGAAGACAATAAATAAACCCTGCCCCGCAGGCTCCGGGCCGGCAGGCGGGAATTGCGCGTCCCCTCCGGGATGCCCGGGAGGTGGCGGTGCCGACGCGCCGGGAGCGCCGGCGGGGACCGGGCGGGGACCGGGCGGGGACCGGGCGGGGACCGGGCATCCCccgcgctgccgctgccggcgGGCGGACACGGCAGCGCCAACAGCTGGCTCGGCATCTGGCGCACAAATGCAGCGGGAGGAGCTGCGGCGGCCCGGGACGCGGAGGGTCCCCCCTGTGCCGCTGCTGTCCCGCTGGCCGGGACCCCcgtggggagcagggctgtaGAGCGGGGTCACGCTCCCGGCAAAACCGCTCAGCCCACGACGtggcttctccttcctcttcctctcagcCCGTGGCTGCTTTGCCCGTGAGACAGCACCCGGCCCCGGCCCGAAGAGCCAAACCAACCCGAGCGAGGGAGCCTGGAACAGTCTGTTATTAAAGTCTGGGAACTGATGGGAATCCAAGCAAGAGGAAAGCTTgggtttctgctgctttcctgtggtTGGCATTTTGGAAAGGCTGCCGGAGGACACACACGTCTCGGGACGGGAGCTGTGGGACACAGTGCTGGCCGCCACAAGGTCGTGCAGCATCGTCCCGTCAGAGGCTCCGGCAAGGACCGAGGGATCCCCGCAGTCCCGGCCTGGCCCCTGGTGAtgctcatccctgcagctctccctggcactGGGGTGTCCCCCCCCTCCACACGCCCACCCCCAGATGTGGTGTGTGTGATCCACACACCCACCTCCGCTGCACCCCAGAGCTCCCTCCCCACTGGCCCGAGCTTTCCTGGAGCACAGGTTGTGCCAGACCCCTTCAGGATGTCCTGACTGAGACAGGCTCTTGGGACAGCACATCTATTTCCATTTGTGCCATGACTCCGTTTTTAGAGCCAGGATCTCAAGAATTCCCAAGCtgtggagggagctggggtaAACCTCTGTCCAGGGTAGAACAGTGTAAATCTGTTTGTTAAAAAGGAGCGATTTCCATGAGGAAGGTCCCATTGGGAAGAGTGGGGAGATCTGCCAGAGCAAAGCCTGCCAAACTCCTGCCTCACAGCACCACCACGGTTCGTGCAGGTTGGGCTCTCTCTCAGCACGTGCAGCAATTTGTTCTGGCTAGAGAGGGCGGCTTGTGGCAAGTGCTaatcccagctctgggatcGAGCCCctcaggagagaggagaggcccccactcccagccctggctcctccCGAGACACTGCCCatccaaaagcagcagctttgtgtAATCCCTACACAAAGAGGTGGTCACTGCTAATGCATTTACCTGCTTAATTTTCTCCCTGGCCCTTCCTGCCTCTCAGGGTTTTCCCTTCCCCACTGGCTCGGAGCTACAGGAAACTCTGCTTCCCACATTAAGCAGATTGTCTGCAGCAAGACAGGCAAATGCATTTATCCTGCTGAATTCCCGAGCCGTGACACCACGGCGTTTCCGGGATATGAATCCTCTGTCACTCACatccttccctgccctgtttCCGGAGCGGAGTCATGACACGCTGATCAATTTATCACCCGAGGCATGGAGCATCTCCAGCCCCCCTGGCTCCCAAAGCGCTTCCCCTGGGACCATCTGCTGTCACCACCAACCGCCCAGAGGAACGCTGCTGCTTGTGGTGACCACCAAAACATCTCCCACCCCCCTGCCCGGGCTcatccctgcccagcacagccccacatcAGGGGGTCCTGGTGGTGGGACAAGCTCAAACACTCCCCACCACCCCAGATTTACTGCTTTCTGCAGAAATTGTCCCAGCATGGGTTTCCTGGTCTTGCAggagggaaggtgggaaggACATCCACACCCACGTGTGCCAGAAGAGCCAAACTCTGCAACGTGCCTCAATTAAAAAGGGTTTCTAGGCTCAGATTAGCAAACATTGGCCTAATTTGGAAAGGAAGGGCTctgtcacagc
This region includes:
- the FGF1 gene encoding fibroblast growth factor 1 isoform X1 is translated as MAEGEITTFTALTEKFNLPPGNYKKPKLLYCSNGGHFLRILPDGTVDGTRDRSDEHIQLQLSAESVGVVHIKSTQSGQYLAMDTNGLLYGSQLLGEECLFLERLEENHYNTYVSKMHADKNWFVGLKKNGNSKLGPRTHYGQKAILFLPLPVSAD
- the LOC125333649 gene encoding keratin-associated protein 10-4-like codes for the protein MRGRALTPPQGPRGLRPPAPSHVPVCATSLSCVPMCSMTLSRVPVCATSLSRVPVCATSLSRVPVCAMTLSRVPVCATSLSRVPVCAMTLSRVPVCATSLSRVPVCAMTLSRVPVCATSLSRVPVCATSLSRVPVCAMTLSRVPVCAMTLSRVPVCAMTLSRVPVCATSLSRVPVCATSLSRVPVCATSLSRVPVCATSLSRVPVCATSLSRVPVCATSQGCVPVCATTLSRVPVCAMTLSRVPVCAMTLSCVPVCAMALSCVPVCAMALSCVPVCAMTLSCVPVCAMTLSRVPVCAMTLSRVPVCAMTLSCVP
- the FGF1 gene encoding fibroblast growth factor 1 isoform X2 → MAEGEITTFTALTEKFNLPPGNYKKPKLLYCSNGGHFLRILPDGTVDGTRDRSDEHIQLQLSAESVGVVHIKSTQSGQYLAMDTNGLLYGSLLGEECLFLERLEENHYNTYVSKMHADKNWFVGLKKNGNSKLGPRTHYGQKAILFLPLPVSAD